The genomic window TTTCTTAGGTCTTTACGGATTTTCTCATACAATTTGTGGATCCACGAATGAACAAGTTGTACATGGTATCCCTAATAATAAGCCGTTACTTAATGGAGACATTATTTCTATTGATTGTGGAGTTTTTATGAATAATTTTTATAGTGATCAAGCTTACACTTTCGAAGTGGGAGAAGTCTCTTTTAAAGCCAAAAGGCTGTTAAAAATAACTAAAGAATCTTTATACCTAGGCGTAAAATCTTGTAGAAAAGGAAATTTTATTGGAGATATTGGATATGCTATTCAAAATAACGTTGAGAAGAATGGATTTACTGTCGTAAGAGAATTCACAGGGCATGGATTAGGCAGAAAAATACATGAGCCCCCTATAGTTTCTAATTATGGAAAAATTGGTAAAGGAAATAAATTAAATGATGGGCTTGTTCTAGCCATAGAACCCATTGTAAACGAAGGAACTAATAAAATAAAATTTCATCCAGATAGATGGACAGTTACTACTCTCGACAAAAAACTATCTGCACATTTTGAACATAACATTGCTATAATTGACGGTTTTCCTAGATTGCTTTCCACTTTTAAATATATTTATGAAGTTTTGAATATTGAATCTTCCGAAGAAGAAATTTTTGCTTACAATGCCAACAATACAACAACTCATAAGAAAGGGGAGGAATAAAACGAAAAAAAAGAGTAAATCTCTTGTTCTAGATTCTTGCCCTCAAAAAAAGGGGGTATGTACACGGGTATACACAACTACTCCTAAAAAACCTAACTCAGCTATGAGGAAAGTCTGTAGAGTAAGATTAACTAATGGAAAAGAAGTAATTGCTTACATTAGAGGGGAAGGGCATAATCTAATGGAGCATTCCATAGTTTTAGTAAGCGGAGGGAAAATTGCTAGAGATTTACCAGGAGTAAGACTTCATGTAGAGCGTGGGTGTAGAGATACAGAAGGTGTATCTAAACGAAAAAAAAGTAGAAGCAAATATGGAACCAAACGTACTAAAGAAAAAAAATAAATCATTAATCTATCAAAAAGATTATTTAAGAAAATTAAAAATTAGAAAAAAAACATATTTACCTGATTATAAATTCAATGATCCGTTAGTAACTCGCTTTGTTAGTCATATTATTAAAAAGGGAAAAAAAACCTTGGCATATAAGATATTTTATGATTCTATGAAAAGTATAGATTTAAATAAAGGAAATCAAAAAATGGGAGCATTAGAAATTTGGAAAGAAGCTTTAAAAAATGTTATGCCTCATGTAGAAATAAAAGCTCGTC from Blattabacteriaceae bacterium includes these protein-coding regions:
- the map gene encoding type I methionyl aminopeptidase, whose product is MMSHRKEEIILIRKSAILASKTLGMISSEIKPGINTLYLDRLAREFIQDYGGIPAFLGLYGFSHTICGSTNEQVVHGIPNNKPLLNGDIISIDCGVFMNNFYSDQAYTFEVGEVSFKAKRLLKITKESLYLGVKSCRKGNFIGDIGYAIQNNVEKNGFTVVREFTGHGLGRKIHEPPIVSNYGKIGKGNKLNDGLVLAIEPIVNEGTNKIKFHPDRWTVTTLDKKLSAHFEHNIAIIDGFPRLLSTFKYIYEVLNIESSEEEIFAYNANNTTTHKKGEE
- the rpsL gene encoding 30S ribosomal protein S12; the protein is MPTIQQLIRKGRNKTKKKSKSLVLDSCPQKKGVCTRVYTTTPKKPNSAMRKVCRVRLTNGKEVIAYIRGEGHNLMEHSIVLVSGGKIARDLPGVRLHVERGCRDTEGVSKRKKSRSKYGTKRTKEKK
- the rpsG gene encoding 30S ribosomal protein S7, which gives rise to MEPNVLKKKNKSLIYQKDYLRKLKIRKKTYLPDYKFNDPLVTRFVSHIIKKGKKTLAYKIFYDSMKSIDLNKGNQKMGALEIWKEALKNVMPHVEIKARRVGGSNIQIPVILPSEIKITRSIKYLIESARKRKGKSMADRLALESIAASKGEGMAVKSKENLQKMAEANKAFSHFRF